A portion of the Shewanella sp. SNU WT4 genome contains these proteins:
- a CDS encoding cysteine desulfurase: MPTRLESDFSWQSDLRSQFPLLNNQPICYLDTAATSQKPRNVIRLMDNYYSQHNANVHRAAHQLSASATQDFESVRDKAKVFINAKRREEIIFTSGTTMGANMLAFGLTDLLTAADTILIDSANHHANIVPWQQLAKRTGAKLIAIGLDANLRVDNAAYAQLLTEHQVKIVVLSHVSNVLGTVSPIQNLCQQAKAHGALTVVDGAQAIAHMPVDVTAIDCDFYLFSGHKMYGPTGVGILYGRYQALDTLAPMMTGGEMIASVSFEHSEFAALPHRLEAGTPPIAEVIGLGGAIDFIKALPNNWQACEQALLHRLQTGLSAFPNITLYGAHSDNLAVVAFNINNEHHQDVGMLLDQMNIAIRCGHHCAEPLIRSLGLSGCCRVSIGIYTTEADIQQFLDAMAQVLEILG; this comes from the coding sequence ATGCCGACACGACTTGAGTCAGACTTTAGCTGGCAAAGCGATCTTCGCAGTCAATTTCCCCTGCTAAATAACCAACCTATTTGTTATTTAGATACTGCAGCTACCAGTCAAAAGCCGCGCAATGTCATTCGCTTAATGGATAATTACTACAGTCAGCATAATGCCAATGTGCATCGCGCTGCCCATCAATTATCCGCGAGCGCCACTCAAGATTTTGAAAGCGTAAGAGATAAAGCCAAAGTCTTTATTAATGCTAAGCGCCGTGAAGAAATTATCTTTACCTCAGGCACGACTATGGGCGCCAATATGCTGGCCTTTGGTTTAACTGATTTACTGACGGCCGCTGATACCATATTAATTGATAGCGCTAACCATCACGCCAACATTGTGCCTTGGCAACAATTGGCCAAACGCACTGGCGCAAAGTTAATCGCCATAGGCTTAGATGCTAACCTGCGTGTTGATAACGCCGCCTATGCGCAGCTATTAACTGAGCATCAAGTCAAAATCGTAGTGCTAAGCCATGTCTCTAACGTATTGGGTACAGTAAGTCCCATTCAAAACCTCTGCCAGCAAGCCAAAGCGCATGGCGCCTTAACGGTTGTCGATGGCGCGCAGGCCATTGCCCATATGCCTGTCGATGTTACAGCTATCGATTGTGATTTTTACTTATTCTCCGGCCATAAAATGTATGGCCCGACTGGCGTTGGCATTCTGTATGGCCGCTATCAAGCACTGGATACGCTCGCGCCCATGATGACTGGCGGCGAGATGATAGCCTCAGTGAGTTTTGAGCACAGTGAATTTGCCGCGCTCCCCCATAGGCTAGAAGCCGGCACACCGCCGATTGCCGAAGTCATTGGCCTTGGCGGCGCCATAGATTTTATCAAGGCTCTGCCAAATAACTGGCAAGCCTGTGAACAGGCACTATTGCACAGGCTACAGACAGGTCTTAGCGCCTTCCCCAACATCACCTTATATGGTGCTCATAGCGATAACCTAGCCGTCGTCGCATTTAATATCAATAATGAGCATCATCAAGATGTTGGTATGTTATTAGATCAAATGAATATTGCTATTCGCTGCGGCCATCACTGCGCCGAACCCTTAATTCGCAGCTTAGGCTTAAGTGGATGCTGCCGCGTATCTATTGGCATTTACACCACAGAAGCTGACATTCAGCAATTTTTAGACGCCATGGCGCAAGTATTGGAGATATTGGGATGA
- a CDS encoding SufE family protein, which translates to MIMPAPGLFQWNTAALGQAVSQLALHQQWQDKYRLLMQLGKQLPSLDGQWRVDSAQVQGCESQVWLYHLAIEQQHYFLIDSDARIIKGLIALVLNGVQGKTAAQIAAFDASACFEQLGLSQQLSPSRTNGLVAVVNKIKSLSDH; encoded by the coding sequence ATGATAATGCCAGCCCCTGGGCTATTTCAATGGAATACCGCCGCACTTGGGCAAGCCGTGAGCCAATTAGCTTTGCACCAACAGTGGCAAGATAAATACCGCTTATTGATGCAACTCGGTAAGCAATTACCTAGCCTTGATGGCCAATGGCGAGTTGACAGCGCCCAAGTTCAAGGCTGCGAAAGCCAAGTGTGGCTCTATCACCTTGCTATCGAACAACAGCATTACTTCTTAATCGACAGCGACGCTCGCATCATTAAAGGATTAATCGCACTAGTGCTAAACGGCGTACAAGGCAAAACAGCGGCGCAAATTGCGGCCTTTGATGCCAGCGCCTGTTTTGAACAATTGGGGTTAAGTCAGCAACTAAGTCCATCAAGAACCAATGGCTTAGTCGCAGTTGTTAATAAAATCAAAAGCTTGAGTGACCACTAA
- a CDS encoding cation diffusion facilitator family transporter has protein sequence MSKHDHKQGTHQQTNHGVQHTAEFEHEKMERRYGDGLQHQHDKDHHDYREHEQSHPHTQHGGDAVGHKHPEQTHPHRHEHEHEHDEHKHHKTKMHDHKEPSREHHKTAHSQD, from the coding sequence ATGAGTAAGCATGACCACAAGCAAGGCACGCATCAGCAAACTAACCATGGCGTTCAACACACTGCTGAATTTGAGCATGAAAAGATGGAGCGCCGTTATGGTGATGGCCTGCAACATCAACATGATAAAGATCATCATGACTATCGTGAGCACGAGCAAAGCCATCCACACACTCAACATGGCGGCGACGCTGTAGGACACAAGCATCCCGAGCAAACTCATCCGCATCGTCATGAGCATGAGCATGAGCATGATGAACATAAGCATCACAAGACCAAGATGCATGATCACAAAGAGCCAAGCAGAGAGCACCATAAAACTGCTCACAGCCAAGATTAA
- a CDS encoding PH domain-containing protein, producing the protein MSLLNALMGNASAVDLVELDTELRPILADSETIALAYKMVRDLFIFTNKRLILIDKQGVTGKKVSYQSIPYKSITFFEVETAGRFDLDSELKLWISGQKEPLIKELKRGTDVVEIQRTIANFVL; encoded by the coding sequence ATGAGTTTATTAAATGCCTTAATGGGCAATGCCAGTGCCGTAGATTTAGTGGAATTAGACACTGAACTTAGGCCAATTCTGGCCGATAGTGAAACAATAGCACTGGCTTATAAGATGGTGCGCGACTTGTTTATCTTTACGAACAAGCGTTTAATCTTAATTGATAAACAAGGCGTTACCGGTAAAAAGGTGAGTTATCAATCTATCCCTTATAAGTCGATTACCTTTTTTGAGGTGGAAACCGCAGGCCGATTTGATTTGGACTCTGAACTAAAATTGTGGATTTCTGGGCAAAAAGAGCCATTAATTAAAGAGTTAAAGCGCGGCACTGATGTGGTTGAAATTCAGCGCACCATAGCTAATTTTGTACTTTAA
- a CDS encoding PAS domain-containing methyl-accepting chemotaxis protein, whose protein sequence is MFNKALKAQLADAEIRLQETESLIQAIKDSVACIEFTQDGTILDANSHFLGVAGYTLDEVRGKHHQIFCTLQYRNSPQYRQFWTDLASGRPQSGTFQRLNKKGDDVWLEATYFPIRVNGIVHKIMKIASDVTVKHQQAASQAAVFDALNRSQAVIEFTPEGKTLAANNNFLTAMGYSREQIIGQHHKMFCFDKFYQDNPNFWNELKNGQFKTGQFERKLASGQSIWLEATYNPVVDKFGKVCKVIKFASDITNKINQDNAVRDAAGIAYTSSEETARIALQGASLLKATVETSNVIVAQVNKTTVSINQLNEQSKSIEAIVSTISAIAEQTNLLALNAAIEAARAGDQGRGFAVVADEVRQLAARTSQSTDQIAAVVSENRALTASANELMNKVAHTAESGKQQISEVVAVMDEIKRGADNVSKTVSNLNIG, encoded by the coding sequence ATGTTTAATAAAGCATTAAAAGCGCAGCTCGCGGACGCAGAAATCAGGTTGCAAGAGACGGAGTCGTTAATTCAGGCCATTAAAGACAGTGTCGCTTGTATCGAATTTACCCAAGATGGCACAATTTTAGATGCAAACTCTCATTTTTTAGGCGTCGCAGGTTATACCTTGGATGAAGTTCGGGGTAAGCATCATCAAATATTTTGTACTCTTCAATATCGCAACAGCCCTCAGTATCGCCAATTTTGGACGGATTTAGCCTCTGGTCGTCCACAATCGGGAACCTTCCAGCGTTTGAATAAAAAAGGCGATGATGTTTGGTTAGAGGCCACCTATTTTCCTATCCGAGTTAACGGCATTGTTCACAAAATCATGAAAATCGCTTCCGATGTGACGGTTAAACATCAGCAGGCGGCATCGCAAGCAGCAGTGTTTGATGCGTTAAACCGCTCGCAAGCTGTGATTGAATTTACTCCTGAAGGTAAGACATTGGCGGCTAACAATAATTTTTTAACTGCTATGGGTTATAGCCGCGAGCAAATTATTGGGCAACATCATAAGATGTTCTGTTTTGATAAGTTTTATCAGGATAATCCCAATTTTTGGAATGAACTAAAAAATGGTCAATTTAAGACAGGTCAATTTGAACGCAAATTAGCATCTGGCCAAAGTATCTGGTTAGAAGCCACTTACAATCCGGTTGTTGATAAGTTTGGTAAAGTCTGTAAAGTCATTAAATTTGCCTCAGATATCACCAATAAGATCAATCAGGATAACGCAGTGCGTGATGCCGCAGGCATTGCTTATACCTCCTCGGAAGAAACTGCCAGAATTGCGTTGCAAGGCGCAAGCTTGTTAAAAGCTACGGTTGAAACCTCCAATGTGATTGTTGCTCAAGTGAATAAAACCACAGTGTCTATCAATCAACTCAATGAGCAATCAAAAAGCATTGAAGCGATAGTCTCCACCATTAGCGCCATTGCTGAGCAAACCAATTTATTGGCATTAAATGCGGCGATTGAAGCGGCGCGGGCGGGCGATCAAGGTCGCGGCTTTGCTGTGGTGGCTGATGAGGTGCGGCAATTAGCCGCGCGTACCAGTCAATCGACCGATCAAATTGCTGCAGTTGTGAGTGAAAACCGTGCATTAACGGCAAGCGCGAATGAATTAATGAATAAAGTGGCGCATACGGCTGAAAGCGGTAAGCAGCAAATTAGCGAAGTTGTGGCGGTAATGGATGAAATTAAACGCGGCGCTGATAATGTCTCTAAAACTGTCTCTAATTTAAATATTGGCTAG
- the folX gene encoding dihydroneopterin triphosphate 2'-epimerase — MHQAIIKITNLRLRTYIGFNPDEMDKQQDVIINIEIHYPVGESFISDDVSHALNYKVITKKIIQHVEMGKFKLLERLTADVLQLCCEPAQVTFARVTIDKPHALRFADSVSLTLEFSR, encoded by the coding sequence ATTCATCAAGCAATTATTAAGATCACTAACCTGCGCCTTCGCACTTACATTGGCTTTAATCCCGATGAAATGGATAAGCAGCAAGATGTGATTATTAATATTGAAATTCATTATCCCGTCGGTGAATCCTTTATTAGCGATGATGTTAGCCACGCGCTTAACTATAAAGTCATTACTAAAAAGATTATTCAACACGTTGAAATGGGTAAGTTTAAGTTGCTAGAAAGACTGACTGCCGATGTCTTGCAGCTTTGCTGTGAGCCTGCGCAAGTGACATTTGCGCGCGTAACGATAGATAAACCCCATGCTCTTAGGTTTGCAGATTCAGTGTCTTTGACCTTAGAGTTTAGCCGTTAG
- the mdh gene encoding malate dehydrogenase, whose protein sequence is MKVAVLGAAGGIGQALALLLKTQLPAGSSLSLYDIAPVTPGVAVDLSHIPTAVTVKGFAGEDPTPALVGADIVLISAGVARKPGMDRSDLFNINAGIVRNLIEKVAITAPTALIGIITNPVNTTVAIAAEVLKKAGVYDKKRLFGITTLDVIRAETFVAEAKGLNVADVKVNVIGGHSGVTILPLLSQIEGVKFSDAEIASMTQRIQNAGTEVVEAKAGGGSATLSMGQAAFRFCQSLVKGLNGEANVIECAYVDGGSEHAQFFAQPILLGKHGIEKILPYGEVSSYEAQARDAMLDTLKADIVLGVEFVK, encoded by the coding sequence ATGAAAGTAGCTGTTCTTGGTGCCGCCGGTGGTATTGGTCAAGCCCTAGCTTTACTGTTAAAAACTCAGTTGCCCGCAGGTTCTTCCCTCTCTTTATATGATATTGCTCCTGTGACCCCAGGTGTTGCCGTGGATTTAAGTCATATCCCAACAGCAGTCACGGTCAAAGGTTTTGCTGGTGAAGATCCAACGCCAGCCTTAGTGGGCGCTGATATCGTATTAATCTCTGCTGGTGTGGCGCGTAAGCCTGGCATGGATAGATCGGATTTATTTAATATCAATGCTGGCATAGTGCGTAATCTCATTGAAAAAGTGGCGATTACTGCACCAACAGCCTTGATTGGCATCATCACTAACCCAGTTAACACTACCGTTGCCATTGCCGCTGAAGTGCTGAAAAAAGCGGGCGTGTATGATAAGAAACGTCTGTTTGGTATTACCACCCTTGATGTTATTCGCGCCGAAACCTTCGTGGCTGAAGCTAAAGGTCTTAATGTCGCTGACGTTAAAGTTAATGTGATTGGCGGTCATAGCGGCGTGACTATTCTGCCGTTATTGTCGCAAATTGAAGGTGTGAAATTTAGCGATGCTGAAATTGCTAGCATGACACAACGCATTCAAAACGCTGGTACTGAAGTGGTTGAAGCTAAGGCCGGTGGCGGCAGCGCGACTTTGTCTATGGGGCAAGCCGCATTCCGTTTCTGCCAGTCTTTAGTCAAAGGCTTAAATGGCGAAGCGAATGTGATTGAATGCGCTTACGTCGATGGCGGAAGTGAGCATGCACAGTTTTTTGCTCAGCCAATTTTACTTGGCAAACACGGCATTGAAAAAATACTGCCTTATGGCGAAGTCAGTAGCTATGAAGCTCAGGCTCGTGATGCCATGTTAGATACTTTAAAAGCTGATATCGTATTAGGTGTTGAGTTCGTAAAGTAA
- the argR gene encoding transcriptional regulator ArgR, whose protein sequence is MSTSKHQDDLVRTFKAVLKEERFGSQSEIVHALQAEGFTNINQSKVSRMLSKFGAVRTRNAKQEMVYCLPAELGVPTAGSPLKNLVLDVDHNQAMIVVKTSPGAAQLIARLLDSMGKSEGILGTIAGDDTIFISPSNIKHIDATLETVRSLFNYCE, encoded by the coding sequence ATGTCGACCTCAAAGCATCAAGATGATTTAGTTCGTACTTTCAAAGCCGTCTTAAAAGAAGAAAGATTTGGTTCACAAAGCGAAATTGTACATGCCTTGCAAGCTGAAGGTTTTACCAACATAAACCAGTCTAAAGTATCGCGTATGCTCAGCAAGTTTGGCGCTGTTCGTACTCGCAATGCTAAGCAAGAAATGGTGTATTGCTTGCCTGCTGAGCTTGGCGTGCCAACCGCAGGTAGCCCACTTAAAAACTTAGTGCTAGATGTTGATCATAATCAAGCCATGATAGTGGTGAAAACTAGCCCTGGCGCGGCGCAATTAATTGCGCGACTGCTGGACTCCATGGGCAAGTCTGAAGGTATCCTCGGCACTATTGCAGGGGATGACACCATCTTTATTAGTCCATCCAATATCAAGCACATTGATGCTACGTTAGAAACTGTGCGTTCTTTGTTTAACTATTGCGAATAA
- a CDS encoding Dyp-type peroxidase, protein MDNQLMPREQLGICAEGNLHSIYLMLNAKEGAEPALKASLATVAQHLFESSDTHSDCAFNGFVAIGANYWDSLYPLARPAQLAPFPAMSATHIEAPAVEYDLFVHLRCDRYDVLHQIANECCQMLDGLVDISDEERGFRYQDSRDLTGFVDGTENPKGQHRQQVALVGAADSEFKGGSYIHVQKYAHMLPKWQRLAIKKQEDIIGRTKQDNIEYASADKPLTSHIKRVNLKDADGNSLEILRQSMPYGSMTNQGLMFISVCCNPSHFELMLRSMIHGDGHGHHDHLLHFTRAVTGSAFFAPSLDFMLRDLD, encoded by the coding sequence ATGGATAACCAGCTTATGCCTCGTGAGCAGCTTGGGATTTGTGCCGAAGGTAATCTGCATAGCATCTATTTGATGCTTAATGCCAAAGAGGGCGCTGAGCCCGCGTTAAAAGCAAGCTTAGCTACAGTGGCTCAGCATCTGTTTGAAAGTTCAGATACTCATAGTGATTGTGCCTTTAATGGCTTTGTTGCAATAGGAGCCAATTACTGGGATAGCTTGTATCCCTTAGCTCGTCCTGCCCAATTAGCACCATTTCCAGCGATGAGCGCCACTCATATTGAAGCGCCTGCGGTTGAATATGATTTGTTCGTGCATTTACGCTGCGATCGCTACGATGTACTGCATCAAATTGCTAACGAATGCTGCCAAATGTTAGATGGGCTAGTGGACATTAGTGATGAAGAGCGCGGCTTTAGATATCAAGATAGCCGTGACTTAACCGGCTTTGTCGATGGCACCGAAAACCCTAAAGGTCAACACAGACAGCAAGTGGCTTTAGTGGGCGCTGCTGATAGTGAGTTTAAAGGTGGCAGTTATATCCATGTGCAAAAATATGCGCATATGTTGCCTAAATGGCAGCGCTTAGCGATTAAAAAACAAGAAGATATTATTGGTCGCACTAAGCAAGACAACATTGAATATGCCAGTGCCGATAAGCCATTAACTAGCCATATTAAACGGGTTAATCTGAAAGATGCTGACGGTAATAGTTTAGAAATTTTACGCCAAAGCATGCCTTATGGCTCAATGACTAACCAAGGTTTGATGTTTATTTCTGTGTGCTGTAATCCAAGTCACTTTGAATTGATGCTGCGTAGCATGATCCATGGTGACGGTCATGGCCATCACGATCACTTACTGCACTTTACCCGTGCAGTCACAGGTTCAGCGTTCTTCGCGCCGTCATTAGATTTCATGCTAAGAGATCTTGATTGA
- a CDS encoding ABC transporter ATP-binding protein, producing the protein MTSLPPPLHFPLKEELALTVSDLSCAYQDHKVLNQLGLSLERGQILALLGPSGCGKTTLLRAIAGLQPISAGTLVLAGKTLCSSDVFVPAEKRGMGMIFQDYALFPHLTVAQNIVFGLKGKSAHEQRQVTEEMLALVRLDGLGHRFPHQLSGGQQQRVAIARALAYEPSLLLLDEPFSNIDAQVRHSLMMEMRDILKARQVSAIFVTHSKEEAFVFADQLAILTSGKILQQGKAETLYARPASQYVADYLGAANYLDAKVISTHEVMTALGKVSSPEALTQAIGFEGRLLLRPEYIGLQPNPNGAAHIVSRQFLGYGCEYRLHWNSELLIARSQQEFQCGEQVDISVLVHPLVIFESALV; encoded by the coding sequence ATGACCAGCTTGCCGCCGCCACTGCATTTTCCTCTTAAAGAAGAGTTAGCGCTGACAGTCAGTGACTTAAGCTGCGCATATCAAGACCATAAGGTATTAAATCAATTAGGGCTCAGCTTAGAACGTGGGCAAATCCTCGCGTTATTGGGCCCAAGTGGCTGCGGTAAAACCACCTTGCTGCGCGCCATTGCCGGACTGCAACCGATAAGCGCTGGCACTTTAGTGTTAGCGGGCAAAACCTTGTGTAGTAGCGATGTCTTTGTGCCCGCTGAAAAACGCGGCATGGGCATGATATTTCAAGATTATGCCTTATTCCCGCACTTAACTGTGGCGCAAAATATAGTCTTTGGGCTAAAGGGCAAATCCGCTCACGAGCAAAGGCAAGTGACTGAAGAGATGCTTGCTTTAGTCAGGCTTGACGGTTTAGGCCATAGATTTCCGCATCAATTATCGGGCGGGCAGCAGCAAAGAGTCGCCATTGCTCGCGCCTTAGCGTATGAGCCAAGCTTGTTATTACTTGATGAGCCGTTTTCGAATATTGATGCGCAGGTGCGCCACTCACTGATGATGGAAATGCGCGATATTTTAAAAGCGCGGCAAGTCAGTGCCATTTTCGTGACCCACAGTAAAGAAGAAGCCTTTGTTTTTGCTGACCAATTAGCGATTTTAACCTCAGGTAAAATTTTGCAGCAAGGCAAAGCTGAGACCCTGTATGCGCGGCCTGCTAGTCAATACGTGGCGGATTATTTGGGCGCGGCCAATTATCTCGATGCTAAGGTCATATCGACTCATGAGGTGATGACAGCCTTAGGTAAGGTTTCAAGCCCAGAAGCCTTAACTCAGGCTATTGGGTTTGAGGGGCGTTTATTATTGCGCCCTGAATATATAGGTTTGCAGCCCAACCCCAATGGCGCCGCGCACATAGTATCGCGCCAGTTTTTAGGCTATGGCTGTGAATACCGTTTGCACTGGAATAGCGAGTTACTGATTGCGCGCAGTCAGCAAGAATTTCAATGTGGAGAGCAGGTCGATATCAGCGTATTAGTTCATCCATTAGTGATTTTTGAAAGTGCGCTAGTGTAA
- a CDS encoding iron ABC transporter permease — MILTLSRRWSFSALLIVVIIASPLAALVFQALLPSADVFTHLRDTVLSQYIVNTLLLVGLVAVGALLLALPAAFWVARCDFPGRSWLQWALLLPLSMPAYIVAYVYTDLLDYAGPVQRTLRSVFGWQTSHDYSFWQVRSLSGAAVMLALVLFPYIYLLGRAAFMEQSVHLPQAAKVMGASSWQVFWRISLPLARPALAVGVALVAMETAADFATVSYFAVPTLTTGVYDAWLGYGSMTTAARLSLMILMLVLLLVGSERFARRKQQLFQKSGQVAAIELLPLARWQAWLVTAYCLLLLLLAFAIPMAVLISYSIHYFAVSWHSNFWQYSLNSLGLAAVVSVLCLLFALCLQFVSRVSPRKLDAMPARLCTLGYALPGTVLAIAVLIPLTWLDFAINDGMHFLGLPEPGLLLTGSLVALVLAFCIRFAAIAIGSIEGSYKRISPSLDMAALTMGSQPWRLFAQVHLPLLKKGAVVAMLLVFIESMKELPAALLLRPIGYENLATYVFQYVSDEQLEHAALGAVVIVLVGLLPLFLLNRSMEQQ; from the coding sequence ATGATCCTTACCTTGTCACGGCGCTGGTCATTCAGCGCCTTATTGATAGTTGTTATTATTGCATCGCCCTTGGCAGCTTTGGTGTTCCAAGCCTTACTGCCAAGCGCTGATGTGTTTACTCATTTGCGCGATACCGTCTTATCTCAATACATAGTTAATACCTTACTCTTAGTCGGCCTAGTGGCGGTTGGCGCCTTGCTATTGGCTTTGCCGGCTGCCTTTTGGGTTGCTCGCTGTGATTTCCCTGGGCGTTCATGGTTGCAGTGGGCGTTATTGCTGCCTTTATCTATGCCCGCCTACATAGTGGCTTATGTTTACACTGACTTGCTGGATTACGCAGGCCCAGTGCAGCGCACTTTACGATCCGTATTTGGTTGGCAAACCAGTCATGATTATTCCTTTTGGCAAGTGCGCTCGTTAAGCGGCGCCGCGGTTATGCTGGCATTGGTGTTATTCCCGTATATTTACTTGCTCGGGCGCGCGGCCTTTATGGAGCAATCGGTGCATTTGCCGCAGGCGGCCAAAGTGATGGGCGCGAGTTCATGGCAAGTGTTTTGGCGAATCTCCTTGCCGCTTGCTCGCCCCGCTTTAGCGGTCGGCGTGGCATTGGTTGCCATGGAAACCGCGGCTGACTTTGCCACTGTGAGCTACTTTGCCGTCCCGACCTTAACCACAGGTGTGTATGATGCTTGGCTTGGCTATGGCAGCATGACAACCGCGGCGCGTTTGTCCTTGATGATCCTCATGTTAGTGCTGCTGTTAGTAGGCAGTGAGCGCTTTGCTCGGCGAAAACAGCAGTTATTTCAAAAATCAGGGCAGGTTGCTGCCATTGAATTGTTGCCCTTAGCACGCTGGCAAGCTTGGCTAGTTACAGCTTACTGCTTGCTATTATTGCTGCTGGCATTTGCTATCCCCATGGCGGTACTCATTTCCTACAGCATTCACTATTTCGCTGTTAGTTGGCATAGCAATTTTTGGCAATACAGCTTAAACAGCTTAGGGTTAGCGGCTGTGGTGAGTGTGTTGTGTTTGTTGTTCGCCTTGTGCTTACAGTTTGTCTCACGGGTAAGCCCGCGTAAGCTTGATGCTATGCCAGCGCGTTTATGCACACTGGGTTACGCCTTACCTGGCACTGTGCTGGCCATTGCTGTGTTAATCCCGTTGACTTGGCTTGATTTTGCTATCAACGATGGTATGCATTTTTTGGGGTTGCCTGAACCTGGTTTACTGTTAACTGGCTCGTTAGTCGCCTTAGTACTGGCGTTTTGCATTCGTTTTGCGGCCATCGCCATTGGGAGTATAGAGGGCAGTTATAAGCGCATTAGTCCAAGCTTGGATATGGCGGCGTTAACTATGGGTAGCCAACCTTGGCGCTTATTTGCCCAAGTACACTTGCCTTTGCTGAAAAAAGGCGCTGTGGTGGCTATGTTATTAGTCTTTATTGAAAGCATGAAAGAGTTGCCTGCCGCCTTATTGCTGCGACCCATAGGTTATGAGAATTTAGCCACGTATGTGTTTCAATATGTCTCTGATGAACAGTTAGAGCATGCAGCCTTAGGGGCCGTCGTGATTGTGTTAGTAGGTTTATTGCCGTTATTTTTATTGAATCGTTCCATGGAGCAACAATGA
- a CDS encoding Fe(3+) ABC transporter substrate-binding protein encodes MATISAPLMAAPDSVTVYSYRQPFLIEPILKDFTAKTGIKVDVVFAKDGIAERIKREGRLSPADLVLTADFSRLMELVELDLVQPVASDSLSAAIPEQFRSRDDLWFSLTKRVRNIYSSKERLGAIDVSYEDLASPQFKGKICTRSGKHPYNIALVASMLSHHGEAETRAWLEGFKANLAQRPQGNDRAQVKAVKEGLCDIAIGNSYYLGSMMMDPEQQAWAESVVINFPNQSSRGAHINVSGMAMTKHAPHQASTLKLMEYLASNEAQTKYAEVNFEYPVNPQVPASAMVASWGKFKEDHLPIQALADNHSAAVKLLDEVKFDL; translated from the coding sequence ATGGCGACTATCTCTGCGCCCCTGATGGCAGCACCTGATAGCGTGACAGTCTATTCCTATCGTCAGCCGTTTTTAATTGAACCTATTTTGAAAGACTTTACTGCTAAAACAGGGATTAAGGTTGATGTGGTATTTGCCAAAGATGGTATCGCAGAACGCATTAAGCGCGAAGGCCGATTATCTCCTGCCGATCTAGTGTTAACGGCTGATTTCTCACGTTTAATGGAATTGGTTGAATTAGATTTAGTGCAACCCGTCGCGAGTGATAGCCTGAGCGCTGCCATTCCTGAGCAATTTCGCTCTCGCGATGACTTATGGTTTTCCCTCACTAAGCGCGTACGCAACATTTATTCATCGAAAGAGCGCCTTGGCGCCATTGATGTTTCTTATGAAGACTTAGCCTCACCGCAATTTAAAGGCAAAATCTGTACCCGCAGTGGCAAGCACCCTTACAACATTGCCTTAGTTGCCTCTATGTTGTCCCATCATGGTGAGGCTGAAACTCGCGCATGGTTAGAAGGCTTTAAAGCGAACTTAGCGCAGCGCCCACAAGGTAACGATAGAGCGCAAGTAAAAGCGGTGAAAGAAGGTTTATGTGATATTGCCATAGGTAACAGTTACTACTTAGGCAGCATGATGATGGACCCTGAGCAGCAAGCTTGGGCTGAATCTGTGGTGATTAACTTCCCTAACCAATCTTCTCGCGGCGCTCATATTAATGTCTCTGGCATGGCCATGACTAAGCATGCGCCTCATCAAGCATCGACTCTTAAATTGATGGAATATTTAGCCTCTAATGAAGCTCAAACTAAATATGCCGAGGTCAATTTCGAGTACCCAGTCAATCCACAAGTACCAGCATCAGCTATGGTCGCCTCGTGGGGTAAATTCAAAGAAGATCATTTACCTATTCAAGCGCTGGCCGATAACCATAGCGCCGCGGTTAAGCTGCTTGATGAAGTGAAGTTTGATTTGTAA